From a single Melospiza georgiana isolate bMelGeo1 chromosome 5, bMelGeo1.pri, whole genome shotgun sequence genomic region:
- the STOX2 gene encoding storkhead-box protein 2 isoform X2, translating into MKKTRSTTLRRAWPSSDFSDRASDRMRSRSEKDYRLHKHFPPAFISQASRGYMTSANSWLMNSPDCCKVTRMMHPIQERHLEHGDISSGDVSPISMSPITQSQFIPLGEILCLAISAMNSARKQVTQEALMEHLTTCFPGVPTPSPEILRHTLNMLVRERKIYPTPDGYFIVTPQTYFITPSLIRTNSKWYHLDERIPDRSQCTSPQQGTITPSTSGCVRDRTLPKNHCDSCHCCREDMHSMHASTLQRKSAKDCKDSYCPPSLCQVPPTEKSKSTVNFSYKSETLTKPKDVEKQSKKFGLKLFRLSFKKDKTKQLANFSAQFPPEEWPLRDEDTPTTIPREVEMEIIRRINPDLTVENVMRHTALMKKLEEEKAQRSKAGSSAHHSGRSKKSRNHRKSHGKSRSHSKTRVSKGDPSDGSHLDIPAEREYEFYDPLTRSPREGCFIIEHKGDNYIMHSNPNMIESHFPMTPEWDVSGELAKRRTEMPFPEPSRGSSHSKVHRSHSHTQDRRSRNERSSKAKERSRSMDNSKGPLGSATLGTPEDIGEGCSPDDQTTSQTYIDDSTLRPSQSLSHQRALISSASYKETCIPEIAGGSAETPSSCSLLEQGKPTENLPSYSELNSCTTKSAVDDYFQCNTSSETVLTAPSPLGKNKEDHDTLTGTDGLKKMTPTERQSQHIAREPGVHKEESPKGPSSGSVIAGQTPEVIANGRLVQHHSTESSSLDKRKEIFSKDTLFKPLHNTLSVNSYHKSNTSLLKPHQKTPSDTLPVRCEKLEQAMVTSVTQVMPVSQRQQETAGNQEASFDYYNVSDDDDSEEGTNKNAEEEKNRDDVGTMQWLLEREKERDLQRKFEKNLTLLTPKETENSNNQRATHSARLDSMDSSSITVDSGFNSPRTRESLASNTSSIVESNRRQNPALSPAHGGAGPTFSFRASAEPPTSEAEKLQKPGNCLQASVTSV; encoded by the exons GTGATGTATCACCCATCAGCATGTCTCCCATCACTCAGTCACAGTTTATTCCACTTGGGGAAATCCTTTGCCTGGCCATCTCAGCAATGAACTCTGCCCGGAAACAAGTCACACAAGAAGCACTAATGGAGCACCTAACCACCTGCTTCCCAG GAGTTCCAACACCCAGTCCAGAAATCCTTCGACATACTTTGAACATGCTTGTACGGGAGAGGAAAATATACCCAACTCCGGATGGTTATTTCATTGTAACCCCACAGACTTACTTTATAACGCCATCTCTCATAAGAACTAACAGTAAATGGTACCATTTGGATGAGAGGATACCTGACAGGTCTCAATGTACCTCTCCACAACAAGGAACTATAACTCCCTCCACCTCGGGATGTGTCAGGGACCGAACACTACCCAAAAACCACTGCGACTCCTGCCATTGTTGCAGAGAAGACATGCACAGCATGCATGCATCCACCCTACAGAGGAAATCAGCAAAAGACTGTAAAGACTCATACTGTCCTCCTTCATTATGTCAGGTCCCACCTACTGAGAAGAGTAAAAGTACTGTCAATTTTTCATATAAATCAGAGACACTCACAAAGCCTAAGGATGTAGAAAAGCAGTCTAAGAAATTTGGACTCAAATTATTCCGATTAAGTTTTAAGAAGGATAAGACCAAACAGTTGGCAAATTTCTCTGCCCAGTTTCCTCCAGAGGAGTGGCCGCTGAGGGACGAGGACACCCCTACCACTATACCTAGAGAGGTAGAAATGGAGATTATTAGGCGCATTAACCCAGACTTGACTGTGGAAAATGTCATGAGACACACTGCACTAATGAAGAaacttgaagaagaaaaagctcaACGAAGCAAAGCAGGGTCTTCAGCTCACCACAGTGGACGAAGTAAAAAGAGCAGGAATCATAGAAAGTCTCATGGGAAATCGAGGTCGCACAGCAAGACCCGGGTGTCCAAAGGAGACCCATCAGATGGCTCTCATTTGgatatacctgctgaaagggAGTATGAGTTCTATGATCCCTTGACTCGATCCCCACGGGAAGGGTGTTTTATAATAGAACACAAGGGAGATAATTATATAATGCACAGCAATCCTAACATGATTGAATCTCACTTTCCCATGACACCAGAGTGGGATGTGTCTGGTGAACTGGCCAAAAGAAGAACTGAAATGCCTTTCCCTGAACCTTCCAGGGGAAGCTCCCACTCCAAGGTCCATCGGAGCCACAGCCATACGCAGGATAGACGATCAAGGAATGAGCGGTCCAGTAAGGCTAAAGAAAGGTCTAGATCCATGGATAACTCCAAGGGACCTCTGGGCTCAGCTACTTTAGGCACACCTGAAGATATAGGTGAAGGCTGTAGCCCAGATGACCAAACAACTAGCCAAACCTACATTGATGATAGTACCTTAAGGCCATCTCAGTCGCTCAGTCATCAAAGGGCTCTGATTTCATCCGCAAGCTACAAAGAGACTTGCATCCCTGAAATAGCCGGGGGCAGTGCAGAAACCCCCAGTTCTTGTAGCCTATTGGAACAAGGCAAGCCTACAGAGAATTTGCCATCATATAGTGAGCTCAACTCCTGCACAACAAAATCTGCAGTTGATGACTATTTTCAGTGCAACACATCCAGTGAGACTGTGCTTACCGCTCCATCACCACTGGGAAAGAATAAAGAGGATCATGATACACTAACAGGGACTGATGGGCTAAAAAAAATGACTCCCACAGAAAGACAGTCTCAACATATTGCTAGGGAGCCTGGGGTGCACAAGGAGGAGTCCCCAAAGGGCCCAAGCAGTGGTTCAGTGATTGCTGGCCAAACTCCAGAGGTGATTGCTAACGGGCGGCTGGTTCAGCACCATAGCACTGAATCAAGCAGCCTtgataaaaggaaagaaatatttagcAAGGATACACTCTTTAAGCCTCTGCACAACACTCTCTCTGTGAATAGTTATCATAAGTCTAACACGTCTCTGCTAAAGCCCCATCAAAAGACCCCCTCTGACACATTGCCTGTCAGATGTGAGAAACTTGAACAAGCGATGGTAACCTCAGTCACACAAGTCATGCCTGTTTCTCAGAGACAGCAGGAGACAGCCGGGAACCAGGAGGCCTCCTTTGACTACTACAACGTATCTGATGATGATGACTCAGAGGAAGGAACCAACAAAAAtgctgaggaagaaaagaacaggGATGATGTTGGTACCATGCAATGGCTCctagagagagaaaaggaaagggatcTACAGCGAAAGTTTGAGAAGAATCTCACTCTTCTCACCCcgaaggaaacagaaaatagcAACAACCAGAGAGCCACCCACTCAGCCCGCCTGGACAGcatggacagcagcagcattacTGTGGACAGCGGGTTCAACTCTCCACG TACTCGTGAGAGCCTGGCATCCAACACTTCAAGCATTGTTGAAAGCAACAGACGGCAGAACCCCGCTCTGAGCCCCGCGCACGGCGGCGCAGGCCCCACGTTCAGCTTCCGAGCCTCTGCAGAGCCGCCCACCAGCGAGGCTGAGAAACTGCAGAAACCTGGTAACTGCCTGCAAGCCTCTGTCACCAGTGTCTGA
- the STOX2 gene encoding storkhead-box protein 2 isoform X5 — protein MEPDHRGSGDVSPISMSPITQSQFIPLGEILCLAISAMNSARKQVTQEALMEHLTTCFPGVPTPSPEILRHTLNMLVRERKIYPTPDGYFIVTPQTYFITPSLIRTNSKWYHLDERIPDRSQCTSPQQGTITPSTSGCVRDRTLPKNHCDSCHCCREDMHSMHASTLQRKSAKDCKDSYCPPSLCQVPPTEKSKSTVNFSYKSETLTKPKDVEKQSKKFGLKLFRLSFKKDKTKQLANFSAQFPPEEWPLRDEDTPTTIPREVEMEIIRRINPDLTVENVMRHTALMKKLEEEKAQRSKAGSSAHHSGRSKKSRNHRKSHGKSRSHSKTRVSKGDPSDGSHLDIPAEREYEFYDPLTRSPREGCFIIEHKGDNYIMHSNPNMIESHFPMTPEWDVSGELAKRRTEMPFPEPSRGSSHSKVHRSHSHTQDRRSRNERSSKAKERSRSMDNSKGPLGSATLGTPEDIGEGCSPDDQTTSQTYIDDSTLRPSQSLSHQRALISSASYKETCIPEIAGGSAETPSSCSLLEQGKPTENLPSYSELNSCTTKSAVDDYFQCNTSSETVLTAPSPLGKNKEDHDTLTGTDGLKKMTPTERQSQHIAREPGVHKEESPKGPSSGSVIAGQTPEVIANGRLVQHHSTESSSLDKRKEIFSKDTLFKPLHNTLSVNSYHKSNTSLLKPHQKTPSDTLPVRCEKLEQAMVTSVTQVMPVSQRQQETAGNQEASFDYYNVSDDDDSEEGTNKNAEEEKNRDDVGTMQWLLEREKERDLQRKFEKNLTLLTPKETENSNNQRATHSARLDSMDSSSITVDSGFNSPRTRESLASNTSSIVESNRRQNPALSPAHGGAGPTFSFRASAEPPTSEAEKLQKPGNCLQASVTSV, from the exons ATGGAACCAGACCATAGGGGTTCAG GTGATGTATCACCCATCAGCATGTCTCCCATCACTCAGTCACAGTTTATTCCACTTGGGGAAATCCTTTGCCTGGCCATCTCAGCAATGAACTCTGCCCGGAAACAAGTCACACAAGAAGCACTAATGGAGCACCTAACCACCTGCTTCCCAG GAGTTCCAACACCCAGTCCAGAAATCCTTCGACATACTTTGAACATGCTTGTACGGGAGAGGAAAATATACCCAACTCCGGATGGTTATTTCATTGTAACCCCACAGACTTACTTTATAACGCCATCTCTCATAAGAACTAACAGTAAATGGTACCATTTGGATGAGAGGATACCTGACAGGTCTCAATGTACCTCTCCACAACAAGGAACTATAACTCCCTCCACCTCGGGATGTGTCAGGGACCGAACACTACCCAAAAACCACTGCGACTCCTGCCATTGTTGCAGAGAAGACATGCACAGCATGCATGCATCCACCCTACAGAGGAAATCAGCAAAAGACTGTAAAGACTCATACTGTCCTCCTTCATTATGTCAGGTCCCACCTACTGAGAAGAGTAAAAGTACTGTCAATTTTTCATATAAATCAGAGACACTCACAAAGCCTAAGGATGTAGAAAAGCAGTCTAAGAAATTTGGACTCAAATTATTCCGATTAAGTTTTAAGAAGGATAAGACCAAACAGTTGGCAAATTTCTCTGCCCAGTTTCCTCCAGAGGAGTGGCCGCTGAGGGACGAGGACACCCCTACCACTATACCTAGAGAGGTAGAAATGGAGATTATTAGGCGCATTAACCCAGACTTGACTGTGGAAAATGTCATGAGACACACTGCACTAATGAAGAaacttgaagaagaaaaagctcaACGAAGCAAAGCAGGGTCTTCAGCTCACCACAGTGGACGAAGTAAAAAGAGCAGGAATCATAGAAAGTCTCATGGGAAATCGAGGTCGCACAGCAAGACCCGGGTGTCCAAAGGAGACCCATCAGATGGCTCTCATTTGgatatacctgctgaaagggAGTATGAGTTCTATGATCCCTTGACTCGATCCCCACGGGAAGGGTGTTTTATAATAGAACACAAGGGAGATAATTATATAATGCACAGCAATCCTAACATGATTGAATCTCACTTTCCCATGACACCAGAGTGGGATGTGTCTGGTGAACTGGCCAAAAGAAGAACTGAAATGCCTTTCCCTGAACCTTCCAGGGGAAGCTCCCACTCCAAGGTCCATCGGAGCCACAGCCATACGCAGGATAGACGATCAAGGAATGAGCGGTCCAGTAAGGCTAAAGAAAGGTCTAGATCCATGGATAACTCCAAGGGACCTCTGGGCTCAGCTACTTTAGGCACACCTGAAGATATAGGTGAAGGCTGTAGCCCAGATGACCAAACAACTAGCCAAACCTACATTGATGATAGTACCTTAAGGCCATCTCAGTCGCTCAGTCATCAAAGGGCTCTGATTTCATCCGCAAGCTACAAAGAGACTTGCATCCCTGAAATAGCCGGGGGCAGTGCAGAAACCCCCAGTTCTTGTAGCCTATTGGAACAAGGCAAGCCTACAGAGAATTTGCCATCATATAGTGAGCTCAACTCCTGCACAACAAAATCTGCAGTTGATGACTATTTTCAGTGCAACACATCCAGTGAGACTGTGCTTACCGCTCCATCACCACTGGGAAAGAATAAAGAGGATCATGATACACTAACAGGGACTGATGGGCTAAAAAAAATGACTCCCACAGAAAGACAGTCTCAACATATTGCTAGGGAGCCTGGGGTGCACAAGGAGGAGTCCCCAAAGGGCCCAAGCAGTGGTTCAGTGATTGCTGGCCAAACTCCAGAGGTGATTGCTAACGGGCGGCTGGTTCAGCACCATAGCACTGAATCAAGCAGCCTtgataaaaggaaagaaatatttagcAAGGATACACTCTTTAAGCCTCTGCACAACACTCTCTCTGTGAATAGTTATCATAAGTCTAACACGTCTCTGCTAAAGCCCCATCAAAAGACCCCCTCTGACACATTGCCTGTCAGATGTGAGAAACTTGAACAAGCGATGGTAACCTCAGTCACACAAGTCATGCCTGTTTCTCAGAGACAGCAGGAGACAGCCGGGAACCAGGAGGCCTCCTTTGACTACTACAACGTATCTGATGATGATGACTCAGAGGAAGGAACCAACAAAAAtgctgaggaagaaaagaacaggGATGATGTTGGTACCATGCAATGGCTCctagagagagaaaaggaaagggatcTACAGCGAAAGTTTGAGAAGAATCTCACTCTTCTCACCCcgaaggaaacagaaaatagcAACAACCAGAGAGCCACCCACTCAGCCCGCCTGGACAGcatggacagcagcagcattacTGTGGACAGCGGGTTCAACTCTCCACG TACTCGTGAGAGCCTGGCATCCAACACTTCAAGCATTGTTGAAAGCAACAGACGGCAGAACCCCGCTCTGAGCCCCGCGCACGGCGGCGCAGGCCCCACGTTCAGCTTCCGAGCCTCTGCAGAGCCGCCCACCAGCGAGGCTGAGAAACTGCAGAAACCTGGTAACTGCCTGCAAGCCTCTGTCACCAGTGTCTGA
- the STOX2 gene encoding storkhead-box protein 2 isoform X4, protein MNSPDCCKVTRMMHPIQERHLEHGDISSGDVSPISMSPITQSQFIPLGEILCLAISAMNSARKQVTQEALMEHLTTCFPGVPTPSPEILRHTLNMLVRERKIYPTPDGYFIVTPQTYFITPSLIRTNSKWYHLDERIPDRSQCTSPQQGTITPSTSGCVRDRTLPKNHCDSCHCCREDMHSMHASTLQRKSAKDCKDSYCPPSLCQVPPTEKSKSTVNFSYKSETLTKPKDVEKQSKKFGLKLFRLSFKKDKTKQLANFSAQFPPEEWPLRDEDTPTTIPREVEMEIIRRINPDLTVENVMRHTALMKKLEEEKAQRSKAGSSAHHSGRSKKSRNHRKSHGKSRSHSKTRVSKGDPSDGSHLDIPAEREYEFYDPLTRSPREGCFIIEHKGDNYIMHSNPNMIESHFPMTPEWDVSGELAKRRTEMPFPEPSRGSSHSKVHRSHSHTQDRRSRNERSSKAKERSRSMDNSKGPLGSATLGTPEDIGEGCSPDDQTTSQTYIDDSTLRPSQSLSHQRALISSASYKETCIPEIAGGSAETPSSCSLLEQGKPTENLPSYSELNSCTTKSAVDDYFQCNTSSETVLTAPSPLGKNKEDHDTLTGTDGLKKMTPTERQSQHIAREPGVHKEESPKGPSSGSVIAGQTPEVIANGRLVQHHSTESSSLDKRKEIFSKDTLFKPLHNTLSVNSYHKSNTSLLKPHQKTPSDTLPVRCEKLEQAMVTSVTQVMPVSQRQQETAGNQEASFDYYNVSDDDDSEEGTNKNAEEEKNRDDVGTMQWLLEREKERDLQRKFEKNLTLLTPKETENSNNQRATHSARLDSMDSSSITVDSGFNSPRTRESLASNTSSIVESNRRQNPALSPAHGGAGPTFSFRASAEPPTSEAEKLQKPGNCLQASVTSV, encoded by the exons GTGATGTATCACCCATCAGCATGTCTCCCATCACTCAGTCACAGTTTATTCCACTTGGGGAAATCCTTTGCCTGGCCATCTCAGCAATGAACTCTGCCCGGAAACAAGTCACACAAGAAGCACTAATGGAGCACCTAACCACCTGCTTCCCAG GAGTTCCAACACCCAGTCCAGAAATCCTTCGACATACTTTGAACATGCTTGTACGGGAGAGGAAAATATACCCAACTCCGGATGGTTATTTCATTGTAACCCCACAGACTTACTTTATAACGCCATCTCTCATAAGAACTAACAGTAAATGGTACCATTTGGATGAGAGGATACCTGACAGGTCTCAATGTACCTCTCCACAACAAGGAACTATAACTCCCTCCACCTCGGGATGTGTCAGGGACCGAACACTACCCAAAAACCACTGCGACTCCTGCCATTGTTGCAGAGAAGACATGCACAGCATGCATGCATCCACCCTACAGAGGAAATCAGCAAAAGACTGTAAAGACTCATACTGTCCTCCTTCATTATGTCAGGTCCCACCTACTGAGAAGAGTAAAAGTACTGTCAATTTTTCATATAAATCAGAGACACTCACAAAGCCTAAGGATGTAGAAAAGCAGTCTAAGAAATTTGGACTCAAATTATTCCGATTAAGTTTTAAGAAGGATAAGACCAAACAGTTGGCAAATTTCTCTGCCCAGTTTCCTCCAGAGGAGTGGCCGCTGAGGGACGAGGACACCCCTACCACTATACCTAGAGAGGTAGAAATGGAGATTATTAGGCGCATTAACCCAGACTTGACTGTGGAAAATGTCATGAGACACACTGCACTAATGAAGAaacttgaagaagaaaaagctcaACGAAGCAAAGCAGGGTCTTCAGCTCACCACAGTGGACGAAGTAAAAAGAGCAGGAATCATAGAAAGTCTCATGGGAAATCGAGGTCGCACAGCAAGACCCGGGTGTCCAAAGGAGACCCATCAGATGGCTCTCATTTGgatatacctgctgaaagggAGTATGAGTTCTATGATCCCTTGACTCGATCCCCACGGGAAGGGTGTTTTATAATAGAACACAAGGGAGATAATTATATAATGCACAGCAATCCTAACATGATTGAATCTCACTTTCCCATGACACCAGAGTGGGATGTGTCTGGTGAACTGGCCAAAAGAAGAACTGAAATGCCTTTCCCTGAACCTTCCAGGGGAAGCTCCCACTCCAAGGTCCATCGGAGCCACAGCCATACGCAGGATAGACGATCAAGGAATGAGCGGTCCAGTAAGGCTAAAGAAAGGTCTAGATCCATGGATAACTCCAAGGGACCTCTGGGCTCAGCTACTTTAGGCACACCTGAAGATATAGGTGAAGGCTGTAGCCCAGATGACCAAACAACTAGCCAAACCTACATTGATGATAGTACCTTAAGGCCATCTCAGTCGCTCAGTCATCAAAGGGCTCTGATTTCATCCGCAAGCTACAAAGAGACTTGCATCCCTGAAATAGCCGGGGGCAGTGCAGAAACCCCCAGTTCTTGTAGCCTATTGGAACAAGGCAAGCCTACAGAGAATTTGCCATCATATAGTGAGCTCAACTCCTGCACAACAAAATCTGCAGTTGATGACTATTTTCAGTGCAACACATCCAGTGAGACTGTGCTTACCGCTCCATCACCACTGGGAAAGAATAAAGAGGATCATGATACACTAACAGGGACTGATGGGCTAAAAAAAATGACTCCCACAGAAAGACAGTCTCAACATATTGCTAGGGAGCCTGGGGTGCACAAGGAGGAGTCCCCAAAGGGCCCAAGCAGTGGTTCAGTGATTGCTGGCCAAACTCCAGAGGTGATTGCTAACGGGCGGCTGGTTCAGCACCATAGCACTGAATCAAGCAGCCTtgataaaaggaaagaaatatttagcAAGGATACACTCTTTAAGCCTCTGCACAACACTCTCTCTGTGAATAGTTATCATAAGTCTAACACGTCTCTGCTAAAGCCCCATCAAAAGACCCCCTCTGACACATTGCCTGTCAGATGTGAGAAACTTGAACAAGCGATGGTAACCTCAGTCACACAAGTCATGCCTGTTTCTCAGAGACAGCAGGAGACAGCCGGGAACCAGGAGGCCTCCTTTGACTACTACAACGTATCTGATGATGATGACTCAGAGGAAGGAACCAACAAAAAtgctgaggaagaaaagaacaggGATGATGTTGGTACCATGCAATGGCTCctagagagagaaaaggaaagggatcTACAGCGAAAGTTTGAGAAGAATCTCACTCTTCTCACCCcgaaggaaacagaaaatagcAACAACCAGAGAGCCACCCACTCAGCCCGCCTGGACAGcatggacagcagcagcattacTGTGGACAGCGGGTTCAACTCTCCACG TACTCGTGAGAGCCTGGCATCCAACACTTCAAGCATTGTTGAAAGCAACAGACGGCAGAACCCCGCTCTGAGCCCCGCGCACGGCGGCGCAGGCCCCACGTTCAGCTTCCGAGCCTCTGCAGAGCCGCCCACCAGCGAGGCTGAGAAACTGCAGAAACCTGGTAACTGCCTGCAAGCCTCTGTCACCAGTGTCTGA
- the STOX2 gene encoding storkhead-box protein 2 isoform X6 gives MSPITQSQFIPLGEILCLAISAMNSARKQVTQEALMEHLTTCFPGVPTPSPEILRHTLNMLVRERKIYPTPDGYFIVTPQTYFITPSLIRTNSKWYHLDERIPDRSQCTSPQQGTITPSTSGCVRDRTLPKNHCDSCHCCREDMHSMHASTLQRKSAKDCKDSYCPPSLCQVPPTEKSKSTVNFSYKSETLTKPKDVEKQSKKFGLKLFRLSFKKDKTKQLANFSAQFPPEEWPLRDEDTPTTIPREVEMEIIRRINPDLTVENVMRHTALMKKLEEEKAQRSKAGSSAHHSGRSKKSRNHRKSHGKSRSHSKTRVSKGDPSDGSHLDIPAEREYEFYDPLTRSPREGCFIIEHKGDNYIMHSNPNMIESHFPMTPEWDVSGELAKRRTEMPFPEPSRGSSHSKVHRSHSHTQDRRSRNERSSKAKERSRSMDNSKGPLGSATLGTPEDIGEGCSPDDQTTSQTYIDDSTLRPSQSLSHQRALISSASYKETCIPEIAGGSAETPSSCSLLEQGKPTENLPSYSELNSCTTKSAVDDYFQCNTSSETVLTAPSPLGKNKEDHDTLTGTDGLKKMTPTERQSQHIAREPGVHKEESPKGPSSGSVIAGQTPEVIANGRLVQHHSTESSSLDKRKEIFSKDTLFKPLHNTLSVNSYHKSNTSLLKPHQKTPSDTLPVRCEKLEQAMVTSVTQVMPVSQRQQETAGNQEASFDYYNVSDDDDSEEGTNKNAEEEKNRDDVGTMQWLLEREKERDLQRKFEKNLTLLTPKETENSNNQRATHSARLDSMDSSSITVDSGFNSPRTRESLASNTSSIVESNRRQNPALSPAHGGAGPTFSFRASAEPPTSEAEKLQKPGNCLQASVTSV, from the exons ATGTCTCCCATCACTCAGTCACAGTTTATTCCACTTGGGGAAATCCTTTGCCTGGCCATCTCAGCAATGAACTCTGCCCGGAAACAAGTCACACAAGAAGCACTAATGGAGCACCTAACCACCTGCTTCCCAG GAGTTCCAACACCCAGTCCAGAAATCCTTCGACATACTTTGAACATGCTTGTACGGGAGAGGAAAATATACCCAACTCCGGATGGTTATTTCATTGTAACCCCACAGACTTACTTTATAACGCCATCTCTCATAAGAACTAACAGTAAATGGTACCATTTGGATGAGAGGATACCTGACAGGTCTCAATGTACCTCTCCACAACAAGGAACTATAACTCCCTCCACCTCGGGATGTGTCAGGGACCGAACACTACCCAAAAACCACTGCGACTCCTGCCATTGTTGCAGAGAAGACATGCACAGCATGCATGCATCCACCCTACAGAGGAAATCAGCAAAAGACTGTAAAGACTCATACTGTCCTCCTTCATTATGTCAGGTCCCACCTACTGAGAAGAGTAAAAGTACTGTCAATTTTTCATATAAATCAGAGACACTCACAAAGCCTAAGGATGTAGAAAAGCAGTCTAAGAAATTTGGACTCAAATTATTCCGATTAAGTTTTAAGAAGGATAAGACCAAACAGTTGGCAAATTTCTCTGCCCAGTTTCCTCCAGAGGAGTGGCCGCTGAGGGACGAGGACACCCCTACCACTATACCTAGAGAGGTAGAAATGGAGATTATTAGGCGCATTAACCCAGACTTGACTGTGGAAAATGTCATGAGACACACTGCACTAATGAAGAaacttgaagaagaaaaagctcaACGAAGCAAAGCAGGGTCTTCAGCTCACCACAGTGGACGAAGTAAAAAGAGCAGGAATCATAGAAAGTCTCATGGGAAATCGAGGTCGCACAGCAAGACCCGGGTGTCCAAAGGAGACCCATCAGATGGCTCTCATTTGgatatacctgctgaaagggAGTATGAGTTCTATGATCCCTTGACTCGATCCCCACGGGAAGGGTGTTTTATAATAGAACACAAGGGAGATAATTATATAATGCACAGCAATCCTAACATGATTGAATCTCACTTTCCCATGACACCAGAGTGGGATGTGTCTGGTGAACTGGCCAAAAGAAGAACTGAAATGCCTTTCCCTGAACCTTCCAGGGGAAGCTCCCACTCCAAGGTCCATCGGAGCCACAGCCATACGCAGGATAGACGATCAAGGAATGAGCGGTCCAGTAAGGCTAAAGAAAGGTCTAGATCCATGGATAACTCCAAGGGACCTCTGGGCTCAGCTACTTTAGGCACACCTGAAGATATAGGTGAAGGCTGTAGCCCAGATGACCAAACAACTAGCCAAACCTACATTGATGATAGTACCTTAAGGCCATCTCAGTCGCTCAGTCATCAAAGGGCTCTGATTTCATCCGCAAGCTACAAAGAGACTTGCATCCCTGAAATAGCCGGGGGCAGTGCAGAAACCCCCAGTTCTTGTAGCCTATTGGAACAAGGCAAGCCTACAGAGAATTTGCCATCATATAGTGAGCTCAACTCCTGCACAACAAAATCTGCAGTTGATGACTATTTTCAGTGCAACACATCCAGTGAGACTGTGCTTACCGCTCCATCACCACTGGGAAAGAATAAAGAGGATCATGATACACTAACAGGGACTGATGGGCTAAAAAAAATGACTCCCACAGAAAGACAGTCTCAACATATTGCTAGGGAGCCTGGGGTGCACAAGGAGGAGTCCCCAAAGGGCCCAAGCAGTGGTTCAGTGATTGCTGGCCAAACTCCAGAGGTGATTGCTAACGGGCGGCTGGTTCAGCACCATAGCACTGAATCAAGCAGCCTtgataaaaggaaagaaatatttagcAAGGATACACTCTTTAAGCCTCTGCACAACACTCTCTCTGTGAATAGTTATCATAAGTCTAACACGTCTCTGCTAAAGCCCCATCAAAAGACCCCCTCTGACACATTGCCTGTCAGATGTGAGAAACTTGAACAAGCGATGGTAACCTCAGTCACACAAGTCATGCCTGTTTCTCAGAGACAGCAGGAGACAGCCGGGAACCAGGAGGCCTCCTTTGACTACTACAACGTATCTGATGATGATGACTCAGAGGAAGGAACCAACAAAAAtgctgaggaagaaaagaacaggGATGATGTTGGTACCATGCAATGGCTCctagagagagaaaaggaaagggatcTACAGCGAAAGTTTGAGAAGAATCTCACTCTTCTCACCCcgaaggaaacagaaaatagcAACAACCAGAGAGCCACCCACTCAGCCCGCCTGGACAGcatggacagcagcagcattacTGTGGACAGCGGGTTCAACTCTCCACG TACTCGTGAGAGCCTGGCATCCAACACTTCAAGCATTGTTGAAAGCAACAGACGGCAGAACCCCGCTCTGAGCCCCGCGCACGGCGGCGCAGGCCCCACGTTCAGCTTCCGAGCCTCTGCAGAGCCGCCCACCAGCGAGGCTGAGAAACTGCAGAAACCTGGTAACTGCCTGCAAGCCTCTGTCACCAGTGTCTGA